GATGGGCAGGAACGAGGCCGTCGCCAACAGCGGGGCTTCGTCGGTCAGGGTGTAGATGATGGTCGGCTGCGTTGCTGTCATGTGATTTCCAGATCGGCCATCTTCAGGCCCAAGGAGTGGAACGATTAGGGCGCCGATTCTAAGTCAGCGGCGCCGGCTGCGGACTCAAGTCTTATATAAGTCTTGGCATTTCGGCGCCTGGATCAGGCCCACTGGCTGCACACGGCGGCAATCTGCGCCCACACCCCGTGGCCCAAGGCCCAGGCCGAGGCGGAGGCCAGGCCCAGGCCACCCAGGCGCACGGACCAGCGCAAGCCCTCGGCACCGCCGTCCTTGGACTGGCGCAGGCGACGCAGCAGCCAGGGCCCGAGCGCCAGACCGGCACCCGAGCTCAGGGCAAAACTGGCCATCACCGCCCCACCCTGCGCCGGCCCCGAGGCCAGGGCCGAGAGCAGCAGTGCCGACTGCAAAAGACCACAAGGCCAGGCCACCCAGGCCAAGCCGGCCAGGCCTGCCCGGGCCGCGCGCTTGGGGCCAGCCAAAGCCAAGCCACCTTGCCGCAAACCGGCCACAGGCACTTCGACCTGGCGCGCCACATCCTGACCCAAGCGCTCCATCCAGGCCGGCTGGCGCCCCCGCCATAGCAAGGACATGCCGAGCAGAAAAGCCGCCACGTGAATGAGCACCCAGAAAGGCCGCAGCAGGGCCGTGGCCTGGCCCATCTGGCTGAGCAGCTGCATGCTGGCGGCCGCCACGGCCCCGGCCAGGCTATAGCCCAGCAGGCGGCCGAACTGGAACGCGAGCGGCGAGCGCGCCCCCGCCGCGGCACAGGTGGCGCCGCACATGGCCAGGCAGTGCGGCGTGCCCGCCAGCCCCATCAAGGCGGCGGACGCGGCCAGGCTGGCGTCAAGCATGGGGATCAGATGATGCGGGAGAAGCGCTCACGGCTGCGATCGGCTTGCAGGTATCGGTCAAACACCATAGCAACTGCGCGCACGAAATACCAGCCCATGGGCGTGACCTGGATGGCCCCCGGCTCCAACACGACCAGGCCTTGCTCGGCCAGCTCGCGGATGCGCTCCATCTCGGGCTTGAAGTACTGCTCAAAGCTGAGCAGATGCGCCAACTCGATGGACTCGAACTCCAGCCGCCCCTGGCACATCAAGGCCATGATGACGGCACGCCGGGCGATGTCGTCCCGCGTGAGGGCCAGGCCGCGCTGGATGGGCAACTGGCCCTGATTCAGCGCGTCGTAGTACTCGTCCAGGGTCTTGGCGTTCTGGCTGTAGCTGGCGCCCACCCGGCCGATGGCCGAGACGCCGAGCGCAATCAGGTCGCAGTCCGGCTGGGTGCTGTAACCCTGGAAATTGCGATGCAGCCGCCCCTGGCGCTTGGCCACGGCCAGGGAGTCACTGGCCAAGGCAAAGTGGTCCATGCCGATATAGCTGTAGCCATGGCGCTCAAAGCCGCTGATGGCCGCGGCCAGCATGGTGATCTTGTCGCCCGCCACCGGCAGCTCAGCCTCATTGATGCGGCGCTGCGGCTTGAAACGCTGCGGCAGATGGGCATAGCCGTAAAGCGCGATGCGGTCGGGCTTGAGCGCCCCCACCTGCTCGATGGTGCGAGCAAAGGACTCGGGTGTTTGCAGCGGCAGACCGTAGATCAGGTCCACATTGGTGGATTCAAATCCCAGCGAGCGGGCAGAGACCATCAAGGCCTCAACACTTTCGTAGCTCTGCTGGCGATGCACGGCCTTCTGTACCTCGGGGTCAAAGTCCTGCACGCCAAAGCTCAGACGGTTGAAGCCCAGCTGACGCAGATGGGCCAGGCGCTCGACGCTGACCGTGCGCGGATCCACTTCAATCGACACCTCGGCGCCCGGCGCCAGGCGGAAGCGCTCCAGCATGGCCTGCATCAGCTGGCTCAACTCCGCGTCGCTCAGGAAGGTCGGAGAACCGCCACCCAAATGCAGCTGCGAGACCGCCGCGCCCCGGCCCAGGTGCTCCAGGGTCAGGTCCATCTCGGTCACCAAGGCCTGCAGGTACTCGGTGGCACGATCATGGTGCTTGGTGATGACCTTGTTGCAGGCGCAGTAATAGCAGACCGACTCGCAGAACGGAATGTGAACATAGAGCGACAGCGGCGTGTTGCCGCCCACCTGCGAACCGCCCGCGCGTTGCGCCAGCGCCTGCTGGTATTGCTCGATGGTGAAGGCTTCGACGAAGCGATCGGCCGTGGGGTACGAGGTGTAGCGAGGCCCGGATACATCGAAGCGTCGCAAGAGCGCTTCGTTGATTTGTGCGGCTGCGGGCGCACCCGCCGCAGCGCCGCTAGCAGGCTTTGTCTCAGGTTGCCGAGGGCCTCGGTCTTGAATGTTCTGTACCATGGGCCGCACTTTGCCAAGGCTTTGGCGAGCCGACTTGACAAGGATCAAGCTCGGCGCGCATTGTCGACCCAACAATGCACCCATGTTTGAGGTGCATCATGCTCATGTCCGTGAAAAATCTGGAAGTCCCGCAGCCCCAGTCTGCTCCGCCTGCTGCCTGCGAATCCCTTAAAAAGCACACGATGAATGCCACCGTCCCTATCAAGTTTGAGCCGCTGAAGGTCGCCTGCTCCAGCTGCAATTTGCGCGAGCTGTGCCTGCCGGTGGGCCTGTCCTCCGGCGACCTGGATCAGCTGGACCAGCTGGTGGCCACCCGCCGCAGCGTGGCCCGCGGCGACACCCTGTTCCGCAGCGGTGACGAGTTTCAGTCGCTCTACGCGGTGCGCACCGGTTTCTTCAAGACCTGCGTGTCTTCGGAAGACGGCCGCGACCAGGTGACCGGTTTCCAGATGGCCGGCGAGTTGCTGGGCCTGGACGGCATCAGCACCGACCGCCACAGCTGCGACGCTGTTGCGCTGGAAGACTCCCAGGTCTGCGTGATCCCCTTCGAACAGCTCGAAGAGCTGTCGCGCGAGTTCACCGATCTGCAGCGCCAGTTCCACAAGATCATGAGCCGCGAGATCGTGCGCGACCACGGCGTGATGCTGCTGCTAGGCAGCATGCGGGCCGAAGAACGCCTGGCCGCCTTCCTGCTCAACTTGACCCAGCGTCTGCAAGCCCGCGGCTTCTCCGCCGCCGCCCTGGTGCTGCGCATGACGCGCGAGGAAATTGGCAGCTATCTGGGCCTGAAGCTGGAGACCGTCAGCCGCACCTTTTCCAAGTTCCAGGAAGAAGGCCTGCTGGAGGTGAAGCAACGGCACCTGCGCATCCTCGACCAGGCCGGCCTGCAAAAGCTGGTCAACAACAGCAACTGCTGAGATCAACGCGCCCGCGGCACGGGCGGCGCAGTGAAACAAAAAGGCCTTCGTGTGAACGAAGGCCTTTTTGTTTGGCGCCACCACGCCGGGCGGGCGAATCGCATTGCGGGATCAACGCGGCCAGCCGCGCGGGTGGGCGTCCTCGGGCAAATCAGGCAAGGTGGCCAGCATGACGCTGACACTGGCTGCCAGGCTGATGACCAACCAAAAGATCATGAAGCTGACGGTATAGACCGCCTGACGCGACCAATCCAGGCGCTCGGCGCCAAACCAGCTCAGATCACTGGGGTCGACGACCGCAAACACCAGAGCCTCCATCACCCCGGCCATGAAAAAGGATGGCCAAGCCACTGCCATGGCCCAGCGGCTGCTTTGCTTGGGAACTGCCGATGCGGACGGATCAGCCGCGTCCATGATCACTGCCCGCCAGTGGCTGCATGGTTGCGCGCTTCACGCGCAGGAACCAGGGCCTTGCTACCGCTGGCCTTGTTGGCCACCACCTTGTCCTCCAGCACGGGGTCGGGATTGTTGATGGCCAAGCTCAGAGTGATGAAGCTGGCCACAATCACCAGCGCCGGGCCGCCAACCACCAGCCACATCATCGGCGTGCGCCACCAGCCAGCGGCCTTGGGGGCCGCCGTGCCATTTTCGGGCTTGAAATTCTGGCTCATGCGTCTCGTCTCCTGTGTGTGTGGGCCAAGCTTGGTTCAGCGCGGCACGATGAAGGTTGATTTTTCATGCACGACGGTCGCACCGCTGCTGGCGCCGTCGAGGCTGCGCAGCTGGAACTCGATCGCGTGCGAGCCCTTGCGATCCTGCGCCGCGCGGGCCGCTGTCTCGGGCGGCACCCGCACCGACAGCGTCAGCCAGCGCGCCTCGGCCGGTGCAACACTGAGCTCAGCCACCTGCTCCAGTTTGATGCCCTCCATGCCGATGACCGTCACCTGATAACGGTGATTCTGTTCGGTGGCGTTCATGACCTGCAATCGGTAGAGGTTCTCGACATAGCCATCTTCCACCACGCGGGCCAGCACACCACGGTCACGCACCACATCGAGCTTGACGGGGCTGCGCAGGAACAAGAGGCTGGCCAGCAAGGCAGTGCACAACACGAACAAGACCACGGTGTAGATCACCACACGCGGGCGGAACAAGCGGCGCAGCTTTTGCGCCGGGCTCAGGTGTTGCTGCAAGCCGTTTTGCGTGTCGTAGCGGATCAGGCCACGCGGGTAGTTCATCTTGTCCATGACGCCATCACAGACGTCGATGCAGGCGGCACAACCGATGCACTCGTACTGCAAGCCCTTGCGGATGTCGATGCCTGTGGGGCAAACCTGGACACACAGGGTGCAGTCGATGCACGACCCCAGTCCCGCGGCCTTGACTTCGTCCACGCAGGCCTTCTTGCTGCGGGAGCCGCGCGGTTCGCCGCGCTCGGCGTCGTAGCTGATGATCAATGTGTCCTTGTCGAACATGGCGCTCTGGAAGCGCGCGTAGGGACACATGTATTTGCAGACCTGCTCACGCATGAAGCCCGCGAAGCCGTAGGTCGCAAAGGCGTAGAACAGCACCCAGAACCATTCCCAAGGGCCAAAGCTGAGAGTGAACGCCTCAGCCCACAAGGACTTGATCGGGGTGAAATAGCCGACAAAAGTGAAGCCAGTCCAGAGCGCGACGGCGATCCACACCAGTTGCTTGCCGCCCTTGCGCCACAGCTTGTTGAAACCCCAAGGCGAGGCATCCAGCTTCATGCGCGCCTGGCGGTCACCCTCGAACTGCCGCTCGATCCACAAGAAAATTTCGGTGTAGACCGTCTGCGGGCAGGCATAGCCGCACCACAGCCGCCCGGCCACGGCAGTGAACAGGAACAGGGCATAGGCCGAGATCAGCAGCAGCCCGGTCAGGTAAATGAAATCCTGCGGGTACAGGACCAGGCCAAAAATGTAAAAACGCCGGCTGGCGAGCTCGAAGAGCACCGCCTGCCGGTCGTTCCAAAGCAGCCAGGGCAGACCGTAAAACAGGATCTGCGTGAACCAGACCAGCGCCCAACGCCAGGAGGCGAAGAGGCCGGACACGGCACGGGGGTAGATCTTCTTCTGCGCTGCGTAGAGCGAGACGATTTCTACCACCGCATCCTCGCCATCCGCCGGCTTGGCGGCTGGCGCAGGAGCGATGGCCGGTCCGACGCGGGGCGCCGGCGGTACTGCCCGGGCTTCAGTCATGGTCGATCACTCAAGGGGCCGTGGCCACAGTTTTGTTGTTGGACAGGCTCCAGACATAGGCACCAAGCACCTGGATCTGTTCGGCACTCAGACGGGTCGACTGGGCTGGCATCAGATTGTTTTTGCCATTGTTGATCATGGCCATGACCGCATCTTCACCCCAGCCATGCAGCCAGATCTTGTCGGTCAGGTTGGGCGCACCCAGGGCTTGGTTGCCTTTGCCATCGGCGCCGTGGCAGGCAGCGCAGGCACCGAACTTCTCCTTGCCCTTTTGCGCGGCGATCGAGTTGTGGGCGCTGCCCGAGAGGCTCAGCACATAATTGGCCAGATTGCGCACGTCCTCGGCCGCGCCAACGGCGGCAGCCATGGGCGGCATGACGCCGTTGCGGCCGTTGCTGATGGTTTGCACGATGGTCTCGTGCGAACCGCCGTAGAGCCAGTCGCTGTCGGTCAGGTTGGGGAAGCCCTTGCTGCCCTTGGCGTCCGAGCCGTGGCAACCGGCGCAGTTGTTGGCGAACAGGCGCTCACCGATGGCCATGGCTTCCGGGTTCTGGGCCAGCTGCTCCACCGGCTTGCCGTTGAACTTGGCGTACAGCGCGCTCATGGCCTTGTGGGCATCGGCCTGCTCTTTCTCGTACTGACCCGCGCTGCTCCAGCCCAACGAGCCCTTGTTCGCGCCGAGGCCGGGGTAGGCCGCCAGATAGATGCCGGCGAACACCACCGTCAGCACGAACAGAATCGCCCACCAACGAGGCAAGGGGTTGTTCATCTCGCGCAGGTCTTCGTCCCACACATGACCCGTGCTGTTGTCACTGGCCATGACGCGGTGGCGAGCGGCGACCAGCAGCAAGACGATGCAGAACACCAGGCCAGCCACCGTCACGCCGGCCACGAACATGGACCAACCGTCAGAGAAAAAATCACTCATTGAGGCCTCCCATCGGCTTCGTCTTGCAAGGCCATGCCGGCCAATTCGTCAAAGTGCGCCTTGTTGCGGCTGGAGTAGGTCCAGACCACGATCACCAGGAACACCAGCAGTGACAGCAGGGTCACCGCCGTTCTCAAGCTATTGATATCCATTGCGGACTCCTTCTTGCTTACTACTTCAGCGAGGTGCCAAGCACCTGCAGATAAGCAATCACAGCTTCCATTTCGGTCTTGCCCTTGACTTCGTCGGCCGCGCCGGCGATCTCGGCATCGGTGTAGGGCACGCCCACGGTGCGCAGGGCCTTCATCTTGGGTGCCAGCTCAGCCGGGTTCAGCTGAGCGCCGGCCAACCAGGGATAGGCTGGCATGTTCGACTCCGGCACCAGATCCCGCGGATTGATCAGGTGAATGCGGTGCCATTCATCGCTGTACTTGCCGCCAACACGGTGCAGGTCGGGACCGGTGCGCTTGCTGCCCCATTGGAAGGGGTGGTCGTAGACAAACTCACCGGCGGTCGAGTAATGACCGTAACGCAGGGTCTCTGACCGGAAAGGGCGAACCATCTGCGAGTGGCAGTTGTAGCAACCTTCGCGGATGTAGACGTCCCGACCGGCCAGCTGCAGCGGCGTGTAGGGCTTGAGGCCAGGCGCAGCCTCGGTGGTGGAGCGCTGGAAGAACAGCGGCACGATTTCAACCGCGCCACCTGCCAGCACCGTCACCAGGGTCAGCACAATCATCAAGAAATTGCTGGTCTCGATGCGCTGATGGCCACTGGACTTGTGTTCTGTGGATGCCATTTTGTATTTCTCCTTGGATCTCGCGTTCAGCGCTTCAGGCGGCCACCAGAGTGGGGATCGGTGCCTTGACGGCACGGCCCACTTGCACCGTCTTCACCACGTTCCAGGCCATCACCAACATGCCGCCCAGGTAGAGCACGCCACCCAGCAGACGGATCACGTAGAAGGGATAGGTGGCCTTGACGCTCTCCACGAAGGTGTAGACCAGGCTGCCGTCCGGGTTGACCGCACGCCACATCAGGCCCTGCATCACACCGGCAATCCACATCGCGGCGATGTAGAGCACGATGCCCAGGGTCGCGACCCAGAAGTGCAGCTCAATGGCCTTCTTCGAGTACATCTCGGTGCGACCGAACATGCGGGGAATCAGGTGGTAGAGCGAACCCATGGAGATCAGACCCACCCAGCCCAGGGCACCCGAATGCACGTGGCCCACGGTCCAGTCGGTGTAGTGGCTCAGCGCATTGACGGTCTTGATGGACATCATCGGACCTTCGAAGGTCGACATGCCGTAGAAGGACAGGGACACGATCAGGAACTTCAGGATCGGGTCGTCACGCAGCTTGTGCCATGCACCGCTCAGGGTCATGATGCCGTTGATCATGCCGCCCCAGCTGGGCGCCAGCAACACCAGAGAGAACACCATGCCCACCGATTGCGCCCAGTCCGGCAGCGCGGTGTAGTGCAGATGGTGCGGGCCCGCCCACATATAGGTGAAGATCAGCGCCCAGAAGTGGACGATGGACAGGCGGTAGCTGTAGACCGGGCGGCCGGCTTGCTTGGGGATGTAGTAATACATCATGCCCAGGAAACCTGCTGTCAGGAAGAAGCCCACGGCATTGTGGCCGTACCACCATTGCACCATGGCATCCTGCACACCAGCGTAGGCCGAGTAGCTCTTGAACAAGCTCACCGGGATGGCGGCACTGTTGACCAAATGCAGCAGGGCGACGGCGATGATGAAGGCGCCGAAGAACCAGTTGGCCACATAGATGTGCTTGACCTTGCGGGTGCCGACGGTGCCGAAGAACACCACGGCGTAAGAGACCCAGACCAGGGTGATCAGGATGTCGATCGGCCATTCCAGTTCAGCGTATTCCTTGCCGCTGGTGATGCCCAGCGGCAGGGTCAGCGCGGCCGAGAGGATGACCAGCTGCCAGCCCCAGAACGTGAACCAGGCCAGGCCGGGCGCGAACAGCCGCGTCTGGCCGGTGCGCTGCACCACGTGATAAGCCGTGGCGAACAGGGTGCAACCACCGAACGCGAAGATCACCGCATTGGTATGCAGCGGTCGCAAGCGGCCATAGCTCAGCCATGGAATGCCCAGATTGAGTTCCGGCCAGGTCAGCTGGGCAGCAATGATCACCCCCACCAACATGCCCACAACACCCCAGAGAACAGCGGCCAGTGCGAATGCACGTACCACACCATCCTCGTATACGCCTCCGGATGCAATGTCCGGCGCAGCAGTCTTTGCCATTTGTTTTGGCTCCTTGCAGCTTTTAGTTTGACGAGGGCGATTCTTTGCCAGCGCCCGGAGCGGAGGATTGACCTTCATCAACCCCCGCAGCTTCTTCAAGAATACGAACGCCTTCGCGCTCCAAATCTTCGAGTTGGCCGTTGTTAATTGCCCACCCAAACACACCCACGATCACCAGCACCAAGAGCACCGACACCGGGATCAAGAGATACAGAACTTCCATGCTCAGCGTCCGTTCAGATTGCGCGCCAGACGCTGCGCGTTCAAGACCACCCAGACCGAGCTGCAGGCCATGCCCAGGCCGGCAGCCCAAGGCGGCAAATAGCCGGCCAGCGCCAGGGGAATGCAGGCCGCGTTGTAGCCGGCCGCCCAAGCCAGGTTCTGGCGGATGATGCGGCGCGTGCGCAAGGCCAATTCACGCAGCTGCGCCAGATCGGTCAAACGGCCGGACAGCAAGAGCGCATCGGCACTGGCCCGCGCCAGCATGGCGCCCTGCCCCATCACCACGCTGGCATCGGCCCGCGCCAGCACCGGCGCATCGTTGATGCCGTCGCCCACC
This region of Paucibacter aquatile genomic DNA includes:
- the ccoN gene encoding cytochrome-c oxidase, cbb3-type subunit I — translated: MAKTAAPDIASGGVYEDGVVRAFALAAVLWGVVGMLVGVIIAAQLTWPELNLGIPWLSYGRLRPLHTNAVIFAFGGCTLFATAYHVVQRTGQTRLFAPGLAWFTFWGWQLVILSAALTLPLGITSGKEYAELEWPIDILITLVWVSYAVVFFGTVGTRKVKHIYVANWFFGAFIIAVALLHLVNSAAIPVSLFKSYSAYAGVQDAMVQWWYGHNAVGFFLTAGFLGMMYYYIPKQAGRPVYSYRLSIVHFWALIFTYMWAGPHHLHYTALPDWAQSVGMVFSLVLLAPSWGGMINGIMTLSGAWHKLRDDPILKFLIVSLSFYGMSTFEGPMMSIKTVNALSHYTDWTVGHVHSGALGWVGLISMGSLYHLIPRMFGRTEMYSKKAIELHFWVATLGIVLYIAAMWIAGVMQGLMWRAVNPDGSLVYTFVESVKATYPFYVIRLLGGVLYLGGMLVMAWNVVKTVQVGRAVKAPIPTLVAA
- the ccoP gene encoding cytochrome-c oxidase, cbb3-type subunit III, with amino-acid sequence MSDFFSDGWSMFVAGVTVAGLVFCIVLLLVAARHRVMASDNSTGHVWDEDLREMNNPLPRWWAILFVLTVVFAGIYLAAYPGLGANKGSLGWSSAGQYEKEQADAHKAMSALYAKFNGKPVEQLAQNPEAMAIGERLFANNCAGCHGSDAKGSKGFPNLTDSDWLYGGSHETIVQTISNGRNGVMPPMAAAVGAAEDVRNLANYVLSLSGSAHNSIAAQKGKEKFGACAACHGADGKGNQALGAPNLTDKIWLHGWGEDAVMAMINNGKNNLMPAQSTRLSAEQIQVLGAYVWSLSNNKTVATAP
- a CDS encoding sulfite exporter TauE/SafE family protein; protein product: MLDASLAASAALMGLAGTPHCLAMCGATCAAAGARSPLAFQFGRLLGYSLAGAVAAASMQLLSQMGQATALLRPFWVLIHVAAFLLGMSLLWRGRQPAWMERLGQDVARQVEVPVAGLRQGGLALAGPKRAARAGLAGLAWVAWPCGLLQSALLLSALASGPAQGGAVMASFALSSGAGLALGPWLLRRLRQSKDGGAEGLRWSVRLGGLGLASASAWALGHGVWAQIAAVCSQWA
- the fnr gene encoding fumarate/nitrate reduction transcriptional regulator Fnr, producing the protein MNATVPIKFEPLKVACSSCNLRELCLPVGLSSGDLDQLDQLVATRRSVARGDTLFRSGDEFQSLYAVRTGFFKTCVSSEDGRDQVTGFQMAGELLGLDGISTDRHSCDAVALEDSQVCVIPFEQLEELSREFTDLQRQFHKIMSREIVRDHGVMLLLGSMRAEERLAAFLLNLTQRLQARGFSAAALVLRMTREEIGSYLGLKLETVSRTFSKFQEEGLLEVKQRHLRILDQAGLQKLVNNSNC
- a CDS encoding cbb3-type cytochrome oxidase subunit 3 encodes the protein MDINSLRTAVTLLSLLVFLVIVVWTYSSRNKAHFDELAGMALQDEADGRPQ
- the hemN gene encoding oxygen-independent coproporphyrinogen III oxidase, with protein sequence MVQNIQDRGPRQPETKPASGAAAGAPAAAQINEALLRRFDVSGPRYTSYPTADRFVEAFTIEQYQQALAQRAGGSQVGGNTPLSLYVHIPFCESVCYYCACNKVITKHHDRATEYLQALVTEMDLTLEHLGRGAAVSQLHLGGGSPTFLSDAELSQLMQAMLERFRLAPGAEVSIEVDPRTVSVERLAHLRQLGFNRLSFGVQDFDPEVQKAVHRQQSYESVEALMVSARSLGFESTNVDLIYGLPLQTPESFARTIEQVGALKPDRIALYGYAHLPQRFKPQRRINEAELPVAGDKITMLAAAISGFERHGYSYIGMDHFALASDSLAVAKRQGRLHRNFQGYSTQPDCDLIALGVSAIGRVGASYSQNAKTLDEYYDALNQGQLPIQRGLALTRDDIARRAVIMALMCQGRLEFESIELAHLLSFEQYFKPEMERIRELAEQGLVVLEPGAIQVTPMGWYFVRAVAMVFDRYLQADRSRERFSRII
- the ccoS gene encoding cbb3-type cytochrome oxidase assembly protein CcoS translates to MEVLYLLIPVSVLLVLVIVGVFGWAINNGQLEDLEREGVRILEEAAGVDEGQSSAPGAGKESPSSN
- the ccoO gene encoding cytochrome-c oxidase, cbb3-type subunit II yields the protein MASTEHKSSGHQRIETSNFLMIVLTLVTVLAGGAVEIVPLFFQRSTTEAAPGLKPYTPLQLAGRDVYIREGCYNCHSQMVRPFRSETLRYGHYSTAGEFVYDHPFQWGSKRTGPDLHRVGGKYSDEWHRIHLINPRDLVPESNMPAYPWLAGAQLNPAELAPKMKALRTVGVPYTDAEIAGAADEVKGKTEMEAVIAYLQVLGTSLK
- the ccoG gene encoding cytochrome c oxidase accessory protein CcoG codes for the protein MTEARAVPPAPRVGPAIAPAPAAKPADGEDAVVEIVSLYAAQKKIYPRAVSGLFASWRWALVWFTQILFYGLPWLLWNDRQAVLFELASRRFYIFGLVLYPQDFIYLTGLLLISAYALFLFTAVAGRLWCGYACPQTVYTEIFLWIERQFEGDRQARMKLDASPWGFNKLWRKGGKQLVWIAVALWTGFTFVGYFTPIKSLWAEAFTLSFGPWEWFWVLFYAFATYGFAGFMREQVCKYMCPYARFQSAMFDKDTLIISYDAERGEPRGSRSKKACVDEVKAAGLGSCIDCTLCVQVCPTGIDIRKGLQYECIGCAACIDVCDGVMDKMNYPRGLIRYDTQNGLQQHLSPAQKLRRLFRPRVVIYTVVLFVLCTALLASLLFLRSPVKLDVVRDRGVLARVVEDGYVENLYRLQVMNATEQNHRYQVTVIGMEGIKLEQVAELSVAPAEARWLTLSVRVPPETAARAAQDRKGSHAIEFQLRSLDGASSGATVVHEKSTFIVPR